From the genome of Salvelinus namaycush isolate Seneca chromosome 1, SaNama_1.0, whole genome shotgun sequence:
ACAGGAACTTAGGTGATGTGACAATAATGGAGGTGACAGTGTGTCCCACTGCTCCTCCCTCTCTGAGACTGGTCCTAAAGCCCTCTCCTGACACAGTCTCATGCCTCAGACCTCAGGCCTCAGGCATGCAATCTCTGGGCCAGTTATgagtcagttagtcagccagccagggcTGAGCAGCTGTGTGTGGTCGAACCCAGCACTGGGAGAGACATTACTGGCGACCATTACCAGGCCTGCATCACCAGTGCTCCCATTCCAACTGTGTTCACACTGCTATTCAGAAGTTGCTCGTGGTCGCCTCAGGCCACAGTCTCTTAAGTGCTCAACGGGGCTAGACCGCACTCATCTGCTGTCCAACATAAATCAGGTCAGTGTTCCAGTCAGATACAGCTCTCTGGGGAGCAGACACACTGAGGTGTATCTGTCTGGCAGGCCCAGTGGGGCCAAACTTTTTGTCCTCTGTCAGTATGACCTCTCAGCCTTTCAACATGGTCAGGAGGACAGGACAGGCATGGTGAGGCCCTTCTGGTATACCCAGTGACTAGGTCCAGTACTTACCTCTGTGTAGAAGCTGTTCCCAACCACCGGAGCCCAGTAGGATGGCTCGTTCTTGCAGTTGGCCGGACAGAACACTCTGAGGGAGACACACATTGAGAATGCATTATTATTGACAAATACAATTGAATGGGCAGACCTATGGTTTATGTTGCAACAATGAGAAATGCAGGATTTATGCAAGAATTTGCCATTTAGCTAAATGTAATGTATGTCATGTTATGAATAACCCTGACACATTTTCCGTAGAACTTCTGTAGAACAGAGGAAAGACTGAGGCTTCCTTCTAGCAGAGTCTGCATGTTTAGGAGATTCCAGTGGTTTTGTACTGAAGGTTTAAAGAATTTGGCCCAGAGCAGGAATCTGACTCTAATTAGATTTTGCTTACAAAGCAAGGCCCTTAATTCACAAGTCATCACTTCTTGTTGTGCGTGTGAAACATGGTGGGGGGAGAGGAGCTAGGCACCTTGGGCAGTTGGAGTAGGGCTTCTTGAAGGGGCAGATCTCCGCCACTGTTGCATAGCAGTCCACTGATTGTTCTGTGGCACAGAGAGGAGACATACGCCATCAACAGCTGAAAAAGTCATCAGGTGAAGAAGCTAAAAACAAGGGTTTGCATGCTCCACTTATTCTGGAAAAAGTTTGACTTACTTTCCACTTTGGACACCACAAATGCATTGCCGGCTTTGTATTTACTGTCAAGAGATCAAAGCCAGGCATTAGAAGACCATTACATTTCAGGAAATCATTAATTTCACAAACCCTGAATGAGCATAGCAGGCAGAATGACGACAGAAAATAAAGACTACCAGAAATATCTACCTGAATGACTCAATGCCGTTCTTTGTTGCCTTGACGAAGAATGGCAACTTGTCTTTCCTTGTAGTGTCCACCAGACCACCATTGTTATTGATGATGCCATAGTGCATAGCAGCACGACAGATACTTGATTGCTGGAAAAATAGAAACAGAATCCTTAGAAACACATTCAGACATACAAACTGTATAGTGTGAAATGTTGGACTTCAGTGTGAGACTCACCACATCATAGAAGAGCGTCCCCCACACTTTCCCTTTCTTGTTCTGGCAGTTAGCAGGGCAGGTGAATCTGTTGCAGGTTGCTCCCTTGCACTTGTCACGCATTTTGGTCTCACACTTGATGTTTTGGGCTGTGGGAGACAAATCAATTACTGGTCAATTAGGGATTTCAGTGGCATTCCTTCCCAAACAGTGCATTCAAACAGTCAACTTTGAAAGCCCCCAAACACGATTCCCACTAGTCAAACTCACCCAGGAAAGTACTGGTGGGAGCCTTGGGAGCGGAGGGCTTGTTGGGAGCAGCAGGCTTGGGTTTGGGTCTGGGGACAGGCTTGGCGGTGGTGCGGGGTGACATGGGAATCTGAGCTTTCTCCACCTCGTTCATGTCCTCAGTCTCAGAACGCTGAGAGTCTCCCTTGAAGCAGAGGTTGTCCCTGCAGCTTCCTCCGTAGCTAGGAGGGCACTGGGAGCATGGGCGGCCATGTTGGTAAGGGGCCTCTCCGATCCAGTTTCCCCTGGGGAGGAGGAACGAGCACAGTGGTCAGGATGACTGGCTGGAAACTAATCAGCACTCAGCCGTCACGGCACATGGCCTAGTAATTATTCACGTGTTCTTTGCACATTATCACACACTCTTAAAACCCTGAGTCCAGCTGGATAATGAAAACACACACGCTGTCCCTCTGGAAATTAAATGAGGTCGGTCTGGAACATTCTGCTTAGGACCTgtttctctttccctttcctttattatttttgtatttgaaCTTCTGCTGGAATTTCAGAATTTGCTTCAATGTGTCATGAAATACTTCTTAGACAGACACTTTAACGGTAACATTAGACAGACAAATTCATACCCTGACATGTGCCCTCAAAAGCATTTGGTATTAGGTAAACACCCCATGTGGTGGTAAGAAGTATGTAAAATAGAACACTGGAGATGTGATgtgtgaatgagtggggaaatgAGAGTAACGTTAGTGAGTTGGTCTTACTTGGGGGAGTAGTTACAGACGAGGTAAACAGCATTCTCCCAGATCTCCCCCCACACGTTCATCCTGGGACACACGTGCACTGCACACCCCACACGACTAGTGGTGGCCCAGACCAGCTGCAGATAAGACAACACTTCCATTAACATTGTTATAATAAAAGGACATTCGCATTGCTGACTCATTGTTCTTTCTATGACCACACATCCATCTCCACTGATACAGTTCCTCAGCTCCACATAAAAGTGCAGACAACTCTACGAGCTAAAACTATTTGATATGGAGCCCTGCAGCCTTTGAAAGGGCCTGTCATGGGTGGCTATCGAGGTCAGAGAAAGAGCCTCACAGACACATTAGTAGGAAGCACAATGTCACTGTAgacctctctccttttctcactCATCTCTCTCGCCCCTCACAGATCCCTCATTCCTGCCACAGGAAGTGGCTCCCATGCTGGGGTGTTGGAGGCAGATTGATGGGGCCACAGGGGCCCTTAGAAGAGGCTACTCTTTCATTCGGCCCCAGTCAGAGGGAGATAGACGTCGAATGTGACCACAGTTTGTTTCCTGCGACATTCTGTGATCATTCTCATGATCCAGTTTAATAATGTAAATAAATGATACTGGCAGTGGCTCGGACTGAACAAAGACAACTCTGGACAGGCCCACTTCCTCTGTCAATATGGAGAGgtagttaaatcaaatcaaagtttattggtcacatgcacaaggtacagtgaaatgcttgcttgctAACTCTCCTCAACAATGCAGTACAATAACAGTATCAATCAAAATTCAAACACCAAATACAAAAGTGAAAAATAACAAGTATTATAGtaatacagtttttttttaacTACTTAAATGTAAAGCTACAGGCATCACCTATGAATTTGACAGCCAGGCAGAGAGCCAGGCAGTCCTAGCTTGTTACATGACTCCAATACCACACTTTCCCCCTGTACCCCTAattctccttcctctttctctctctctgactctcactcctcccccctctctttcaggAATGTGTTTCCCTTTCCTGGGCCAGTGAGAGGCCACAGGCAGTATTGACTTAGAGACAATGACTCAGCATAGACACCACACTgctacaccactacagcatacacAGAGATGTGATGATGAGGGCTGGAGCCTGTGGTAAAGTTCTGTGtcatcccagagagagagactgtgaggatACTGACCCGGAGGGGCTAGCATAACCTAGCTTAGCAGTGTTATGGTAGGGATTGGACCCCAACTATGCTACGCTAGTATTTCTAGAAAATGAAAGACAGAAACAAGGAGAGGGTGTTCAGACTTGGCATTGTTCCACGCATTCCATCTTCAAAGGAATCCAGGTCAAACACAGATGATTGGTGTGTCTGGGAAGTGTTTCCAGATGCTAGTGACCTGGTTTCCCATGTGAGGTATGCAGATGCAGGAGGATGGGTCAGGCTGTTTTCACAAATCCATCCCAGCTACAAAGTAAAGTCTATGAGGAGAGGAGGCCaattctccctctctatccccccttgtccctctcttcccctcgGTTTATTCCTCTTTCTTCCACTTTGTTGCACCCTTTCTGATGTGATGGTTTAATGGTCCTGAGGCAAGCACATATCTTCCTCTGTCACTACACTACTGTGCCCCCATGTGGTCCTATGGTAACCACACTGTTTAAGGCACTCCCCCTGTTTTTAGTTCATGGACACCCATTGAAGAGGCTGCAGGTAACACGTTGTTTTTACACAGGACCTGAATACCTGCAGCAGCATCACCTTTAAAAGTCACGTGCTGTCCATTATATACTGATGGTAGAAAGGAGACATATGACCTTGAACACTGCACAGGCTCATACACAGATCATCTATATTAGTTCAAAGGAAACCtgtaaaaatacaatttaatatgGAATTAGATCCAAATGTGGTTTGCTGTTCATGGAGGAACTGTTGAGGGAAGTACTCATGAACTCAAAGCTCCAAATTCAGAACCCCCACCCCCTTTCTCCCCCAGCCAAGACTCACCTGGGTGTAGTGGGTGCACATGGGCCCTGAGCAGCGGTCGGGACACCAGGGATTGCACTCATGTTGGTAGGGGTAGGTGTAGTCCTTCACCTCATCATACCAGGCCTGGACGTGGTAGGCCGGGGAGCGGTACCTGCAGACACAGAGGGAGCAGCATCAGCCTCAGCAGCACAGAGAGCTCATACAGGAGGACCTCCAGTTGCCAGGGCCACATGAGGGATATCTGAGGGGGCTGCCAGGTGCTTTGGCTGGGCTTGAGACGCACTGCACCAGCCTCCCCTCAGGCCTCCACTGATTAGTCCGGTTCTGACccagcagacacacagacacactcacagtcTGTTTCCCTCCAACACTGGGGAACTCGAGCCATGCTGAGAAAAAATTACAAAAACTAAACATGGCTCCACAGCCTGTCGAATCAATTATGGCCCTTTATTGTAAACATCTCTTTTTACGGTATTGAAAAGTGCTGAGACTACAAAATCGCAGTGGAGAGGGAGAAAAACAGCCCTGGCTGTTGCTGGCAtcagaagagagagaaatggagcgggggagagagggagagaggggggctgTGAGAGCCCAAGCGAGCGGATTCCTGGAATGGCACCTGCTGAGGGAGCCCTCCACTGTCATACACAAAGAGCCCCACTGTCAGGCTGTAATGATCtgaacacactaacaaacacacagcacaaatacatacactgagtatacccaACATTatgaataccttcctaatattaattTGCACTCcaccccccctttgccctcagaacagcctcaatttgtcagggcatgaaTTCTACAAGGTGTAGAAAGCTTttcacaaggatgctggcccatgtttttaaatgtttaatttgagtcatttagcagacgctcttgtcCAGAGCAACACACAGTtaatgcattcatcttaagatagttaCTGTAGATGGGACAGCCACATATCACACAAATAGAACGTTTTTTTCAATAACAGTTATCAGTAGAGTCAGAGCTAGAAGGAGAGGtggagtgtgtatgtggggggggtCACATTTtttgtcgggggggggggggggggggggtcgaggtgaggaggaggattatttaagatactgtttgaagagccTAAAATATTATTTTGTGTCAGCGCAATTGAGACCTAGACAAAATCAGTGGATTCATTTCTCTCTTAAGACATGGTTTAAGGTAGTTAAGCAAAGTCATTTAGACAGAGGTCAAACTGCTGAGTTGGCCCGCATACGACCCCAGCTTCATCCCTGCAACTCAGGACAGCAGATTTAAACAGTGGATGCAGAAAGGCATCACATCATTCAGTACATTTATAAGGAATGGGAACCTAGAGAACTTCCAGGACCTAAGTAAAAAACATGGCTTGGATAAACAATATTTTTACAGATACCTACAAGTTCGACAGGGAGATAAAAGTGATTGACCCTCGAACACCTCAAAAATGTATCTAAGTATTCACTAACGCATACAACTTGGGGAGTATCAAAAAAACTATTTCCAATCTTTACTTGGGTATTCAATCCTCAAAGAAACAATCTACAAACTATATTAAACAGAAATGGGAGGAGGAACTTAACattgaaataactgatgaaacatggttgaacatattagagactcaacaa
Proteins encoded in this window:
- the LOC120047082 gene encoding cysteine-rich secretory protein LCCL domain-containing 2-like, which translates into the protein MTAAMPRWLSALTLALNLLVLSAREGAALFLPDSNELRQLLSRYQHDQNSTDNTAGSRTRRAIQWTDRGEILQLHNKLRGQVYPTASNMEYMVWDDELERSATHWAEACQWEHGPKDLLMSIGQNLAVHWGRYRSPAYHVQAWYDEVKDYTYPYQHECNPWCPDRCSGPMCTHYTQLVWATTSRVGCAVHVCPRMNVWGEIWENAVYLVCNYSPKGNWIGEAPYQHGRPCSQCPPSYGGSCRDNLCFKGDSQRSETEDMNEVEKAQIPMSPRTTAKPVPRPKPKPAAPNKPSAPKAPTSTFLAQNIKCETKMRDKCKGATCNRFTCPANCQNKKGKVWGTLFYDVQSSICRAAMHYGIINNNGGLVDTTRKDKLPFFVKATKNGIESFSKYKAGNAFVVSKVEKQSVDCYATVAEICPFKKPYSNCPRVFCPANCKNEPSYWAPVVGNSFYTERSSICRAATHAGVIQAGGGYVDVLALDKKKSYVGVLKNGIQSESKSNPEGGSFRVFAVRE